In a single window of the Panthera leo isolate Ple1 chromosome A1, P.leo_Ple1_pat1.1, whole genome shotgun sequence genome:
- the PCDHGC4 gene encoding protocadherin gamma-C4 yields MLRKVGSWVEICWGATLLFLICHLGYVCGQIRYPVPEESQEGTFVGNVAQDFLLDTETLSARRLQVAGEVNQRHFRVDLDSGALLIKNPIDREALCGLSASCIVPLEFVTEGPLEMYRAEVEIVDVNDHAPRFPRQQLDLEIGEAAPPGQRFPLEKAQDADVGSNSISSYRLSSNEHFALDVKKRSDGSLVPELLLEKPLDREKQSDYRLVLTAVDGGNPPRSGTAELRVSVLDVNDNAPAFQQSSYRISVLESAPAGMLLIQLNASDPDLGPSGNVTFSFSGHTPDRVRNLFSLHPTTGKLTLQGPLDFESENYYEFDIRARDGGSPAMEQHCSLRVDLLDVNDNAPHITVTSELGTLPESAEPGTVVALISVQDPDSGSNGDVSLRIPDHLPFALKSAFRNQFSLVTSGPLDREAKSSYDIMVTASDAGNPPLSTQRSIFLNISDVNDNPPSFFQRSHEVFVPENNRPGDLLCSLAASDPDSGLNALISYSLLEPRNRDVSASSFISLNPQTGAVHATRSFDYEQTQTLQFEVQARDRGNPPLSSTVTVRLFVLDLNDNAPAVLRPRARPGSLCPQALPPSVGAGHLVTKVTAVDLDSGYNAWVSYQLLEAPDPSLFAVSRYAGEVRTAVPIPADLPPQKLVIVVKDSGSPPLSTSVTLLVSLEEDTHPVVPDLRESSAPREGESRLTLYLAVSLVAICFVSFGSFVALLSKCLRGAACGVTCFPAGTCACLTRSRRREGLPPSNGILRIQLGSDDPIKFVDVGGHSHGCTPLASAPTRSDSFMMVKSPSAPMAGEPVRPSCPPSDLLYGLEVRPLQAQPVLESYSDPSTWLGHVPGTVGLSARAHSEW; encoded by the coding sequence ATGCTCCGCAAGGTGGGAAGCTGGGTAGAAATCTGCTGGGGGGCCACCCTTTTGTTCCTCATTTGCCACCTGGGTTACGTTTGTGGGCAGATCCGCTACCCGGTCCCAGAGGAGTCACAAGAAGGGACTTTTGTAGGGAATGTCGCCCAAGATTTCTTGCTGGATACAGAGACTCTGTCAGCTCGTAGGCTGCAGGTTGCTGGAGAGGTGAACCAAAGACACTTCCGTGTGGATTTGGACAGTGGAGCCCTGCTCATCAAGAATCCAATTGATCGAGAGGCACTGTGTGGACTCAGTGCCAGCTGCATCGTGCCCCTGGAGTTTGTAACTGAAGGGCCTTTGGAAATGTACCGAGCGGAGGTAGAGATTGTGGATGTGAATGATCACGCCCCCCGATTTCCTCGGCAGCAGCTAGACTTGGAAATTGGGGAGGCAGCTCCTCCAGGACAGCGTTTCCCCTTGGAAAAGGCTCAGGATGCAGATGTGGGGAGCAATTCTATCAGCAGCTATAGACTAAGCTCCAATGAACACTTTGCACTGGATGTCAAGAAGCGCAGCGACGGCAGCCTGGTCCCAGAGCTGCTCCTGGAGAAGCCTTTGGATCGAGAGAAGCAATCAGACTACCGCCTGGTGCTGACTGCTGTGGATGGAGGGAACCCCCCGAGATCTGGCACTGCAGAGCTCCGGGTATCAGTGCTGGACGTGAATGACAACGCCCCAGCCTTCCAGCAATCCAGCTACAGGATTAGTGTGTTGGAGAGTGCTCCTGCCGGCATGCTACTCATCCAGCTCAATGCCTCTGACCCAGACCTGGGTCCCAGTGGTAACGTCACCTTTTCTTTCAGTGGTCACACCCCTGATCGTGTGAGAAACCTCTTTAGCCTTCACCCTACTACTGGAAAGCTTACCCTTCAGGGGCCCCTAGACTTTGAGAGTGAGAATTACTATGAATTTGATATTCGGGCTCGTGATGGGGGTTCTCCAGCCATGGAGCAACATTGCAGCCTTCGGGTGGATCTCCTAGATGTAAATGACAATGCCCCCCACATCACAGTGACCTCAGAGCTTGGGACTCTTCCAGAAAGCGCAGAACCTGGCACTGTAGTGGCACTCATCAGTGTACAGGACCCTGACTCAGGGTCAAATGGAGACGTGAGCCTCCGTATTCCTGACCACTTGCCATTTGCCCTCAAGTCTGCCTTCAGGAACCAGTTTTCCTTGGTGACTTCTGGGCCCTTGGACCGAGAGGCCAAATCCAGCTATGACATCATGGTCACTGCTTCCGATGCTGGGAATCCTCCCCTGAGTACCCAGAGGAGTATTTTCCTCAATATTTCAGATGTGAATGATAACCCACCCTCTTTCTTCCAGAGGTCACATGAGGTGTTTGTTCCTGAGAACAATCGCCCAGGGGACCTGCTTTGTTCCCTTGCAGCCTCTGATCCAGACTCTGGCTTGAATGCACTCATCTCCTACTCTCTCCTGGAGCCCAGAAATCGAGATGTGTCAGCTTCTTCTTTCATCTCTCTGAACCCCCAAACAGGAGCTGTTCATGCTACTCGATCCTTTGACTATGAACAAACACAGACATTGCAATTTGAGGTGCAGGCCCGGGATCGGGGCAACCCACCTCTTAGTAGCACTGTGACAGTTCGTCTGTTTGTGCTGGACCTCAATGACAATGCCCCAGCTGTGCTGCGTCCTAGGGCCCGGCCTGGTTCTTTATGTCCGCAAGCTCTGCCTCCATCAGTTGGTGCTGGCCATCTAGTCACAAAGGTGACTGCTGTGGACTTGGATTCAGGTTACAATGCTTGGGTTTCCTATCAGCTCCTGGAGGCCCCAGACCCCAGCCTGTTTGCTGTCTCTCGCTATGCTGGGGAGGTTCGGACGGCAGTTCCCATCCCAGCTGATCTCCCACCACAGAAGCTGGTCATTGTAGTAAAGGATAGTGGTAGTCCACCACTCTCTACCTCTGTTACTCTGCTGGTGTCCTTGGAGGAAGATACTCATCCAGTTGTCCCTGACCTTCGAGAATCTTCAGCTCCAAGGGAAGGAGAATCCCGCCTGACCCTCTATTTGGCTGTATCACTAGTGGCAATTTGCTTTGTCTCCTTTGGCTCATTCGTTGCACTACTGTCTAAGTGTTTGCGTGGGGCTGCCTGTGGAGTGACCTGCTTTCCTGCTGGCACCTGTGCCTGTCTCACCCGATCTCGAAGGAGGGAGGGGCTTCCTCCTTCCAATGGGATCCTGCGAATCCAGCTAGGGTCAGATGATCCTATCAAGTTTGTTGATGTGGGCGGCCACTCTCATGGCTGTACACCCTTGGCTTCTGCACCCACTCGGAGCGATAGCTTCATGATGGTGAAGTCACCCAGTGCACCTATGGCAGGGGAGCCTGTTCGCCCAAGCTGCCCACCCTCTGATCTTCTGTATGGGCTAGAGGTGAGACCTTTGCAGGCTCAGCCAGTGCTTGAGAGTTATTCTGATCCAAGCACATGGCTGGGTCATGTCCCTGGGACTGTTGGTCTCTCTGCAAGAGCCCATAGTGAGTGGTAA